In Pithys albifrons albifrons isolate INPA30051 chromosome 6, PitAlb_v1, whole genome shotgun sequence, a single genomic region encodes these proteins:
- the LOC139673156 gene encoding acyl-coenzyme A thioesterase 1-like: MWCGAVRSLHQASFRGWQRRLPWPGPAPAAPRCRCPTWTSGTLAARGLSSMGPSIRLSPAARSLFDEPLAIAVQGLSPRQQVTLRTSLRDETGELFQASARYQAGDDGELDLARCPALPGGSFSGLEPMGLLWALQPQKPFWRLVKRDVQSPFLLQLEVLEGHGEPPERLLAQAQHERAFLRDGVRRVPVREGRIRATMFLPPGNGPFPGIIDLYGTGGGLPEYRACLLANHGFAVLALAYYSYEDLPKEMKEFHLEYFEEAVNYMLQHTQVKGPGIGLLGISKGGDLCTSMASFLKGITATALINGSVANVGAVLHYKDITIPPLGFNLKHVKVSKSGIADIVDALNNPLEGPDQQSFIPLEKAECRFLFIVGQDDHNWKSEFFAVEGSKRLQAHGKEKPEIVCYPGAGHYIEPPFFPMCAASMHLLVGKPVKWGGEPKAHCEAQVDAWQQIQAFFHKHLMGKPTGTSSKL, encoded by the exons ATGTGGTGCGGCGCTGTTCGCTCCCTGCACCAGGCCAGCTTCCGCGGCTGGCAGAGGCGACTGCCctggcccggccccgcgccTGCAGCCCCACGCTGCCGCTGCCCCACGTGGACCTCCGGGACACTCGCCGCCCGTGGACTCTCCTCCATGGGCCCCTCCATCCGCCTCTCGCCCGCCGCCCGCAGCCTCTTCGATGAGCCACTGGCCATCGCCGTGCAGGGCCTCAGCCCGCGGCAGCAGGTCACGCTGCGGACATCCTTGCGGGACGAGACGGGAGAGCTCTTCCAGGCCAGTGCCCGCTACCAGGCGGGGGACGACGGGGAGCTGGACCTCGCCCGCTGCCCTGCGCTGCCGGGGGGCAGCTTCTCCGGCCTGGAGCccatggggctgctctgggctttGCAGCCCCAGAAGCCCTTCTGGCGGCTGGTGAAAAGGGACGTGCAGAGCcctttcctcctgcagctggaggtgtTGGAGGGCCACGGGGAGCCTCCCGAGCGGCTCCTGGCCCAGGCGCAGCACGAGCGGGCGTTCCTGCGGGACGGGGTGCGGAGGGTCCCGGTGCGAGAGGGGAGGATCCGGGCGACGATGTTTCTGCCCCCCG GAAATGGCCCCTTTCCAGGAATTATTGACTTGTATGGAACTGGAGGAGGACTCCCTGAATACAGGGCATGCCTGTTGGCCAACCATGGCTttgctgtgctggctctggctTACTACAGCTATGAGGATCTCCCCAAAGAGATGAAGGAATTCCATTTGGAATACTTTGAAGAAGCTGTAAACTATATGTTACAACACACCCAG GTTAAAGGTCCAGGAATTGGGTTGCTTGGAATCTCAAAGGGGGGGGACCTGTGCACCTCCATGGCCTCCTTCCTAAAGGGCATCACAGCTACTGCCCTTATCAACGGCTCAGTGGCAAATGTGGGTGCAGTGCTCCACTACAAGGACATCACCATTCCACCCCTTGGTTTCAATTTGAAGCATGTCAAGGTCAGCAAGTCTGGGATTGCTGATATTGTTGATGCATTGAACAACCCACTGGAAGGGCCTGACCAGCAAAGCTTTATCCCTTTGGAGAAGGCTGAGTGTCGCTTCTTGTTCATTGTAGGCCAGGATGATCACAACTGGAAAAGCGAATTCTTTGCAGTTGAAGGGAGCAAACGTTTGCAAGCTCATGGGAAGGAAAAGCCTGAGATAGTCTGTTATCCTGGAGCAGGGCACTACATTGAACCTCCCTTTTTCCCAATGTGTGCAGCCTCAATGCACCTGCTAGTTGGCAAACCTGTGAAGTGGGGAGGGGAGCCCAAGGCACACTGTGAGGCACAGGTAGATGCTTGGCAGCAGATCCAAGCTTTCTTCCACAAACACCTCATGGGCAAGCCAACTGGAACATCCAGTAAGCTGTGA
- the LOC139673157 gene encoding acyl-coenzyme A thioesterase 5-like produces MWRALAAASAAPARALLCRRAASLAVTPAAGPADEPVETRVAGLSPGQPVTLRAVTAGDRGCLFQSCAHYRADIRGQLHLATDPSHGGDYTGVEPMGLFWSLAPAGMERPYQRLVPRSTGDPMKVEVLVHQGHSPPGTIPGPVVAKAEVERRFMTPGVRRIRLKEGVVRGSLFLPPGDGPFPGVIDMYGDEGGLVEFRSSLLASRGFAALSLPYFDFEDLPKVMKELKLEYFEEAARFLQRHPKVKGPGIGVIGTGKGAELALSMITFLPEVVAAVSISGCSSNTVADLHYGKMTLPGLRFDMNKVSVSDTGVFDIFEALDDPTNPANSPCTIPIEKAEGHFLLVVGEDDRMWKSSLYAELAIRRLRQHGKENFELLSYPGAGHRIDPPPTPFCHVAMDRVLGVPVLGGGESKAHAHAQEHSWGKIQEFLRLHLG; encoded by the exons ATGTGGAGAGCGCtcgccgccgcctccgccgcccCGGCGCGGGCCCTGCTGTGCCGGCgggctgccagcctggctgtgacCCCCGCCGCCGGCCCGGCCGACGAGCCCGTGGAGACGCGGGTGGCGGGGCTGAGCCCGGGGCAGCCGGTGACGCTGCGGGCGGTGACGGCCGGTGACCGCGGCTGCCTCTTCCAGTCGTGCGCGCACTACCGCGCCGACATCCGCGGGCAGCTGCACCTGGCCACGGACCCCTCCCACGGCGGCGATTACACCGGCGTGGAGCCCATGGGGCTCTTCTGGAGCCTCGCCCCCGCCGGCATGGAGCGGCCGTACCAGCGGCTCGTGCCCCGCAGTACCGGCGACCCGATGAAGGTGGAGGTGCTGGTCCACCAGGGCCACAGCCCGCCCGGCACCATACCCGGGCCTGTGGTGGCCAAGGCCGAGGTAGAGAGGCGGTTCATGACCCCCGGCGTGCGGAGGATCCGGCTGAAGGAAGGAGTCGTACGGGGCTCCCTCTTTCTGCCACCGG GGGATGGCCCCTTTCCAGGAGTGATTGACATGTATGGTGATGAAGGAGGCTTGGTTGAATTTAGATCCAGTCTCCTGGCTAGCCGTGGATTTGCTGCTCTTTCTCTGCCGTATTTTGACTTTGAAGATCTTCCTAAGGTCATGAAAGAGTTAAAACTCGAGTACTTTGAGGAGGCAGCTAGATTCCTACAGCGTCACCCAAAG GTGAAAGGACCAGGAATTGGAGTGATTGGGACTGGGAAAGGGGCAGAATTAGCACTCTCCATGATCACCTTCCTGCCAGAAGTAGTGGCTGCTGTCTCTATCTCCGGCTGTAGTTCAAACACAGTTGCAGACCTCCATTATGGTAAAATGACTTTGCCTGGGCTGCGTTTTGATATGAACAAGGTTAGTGTCTCAGACACTGGTGTGTTTGACATTTTTGAAGCTCTGGATGACCCAACAAATCCTGCTAATTCTCCTTGCACGATCCCCATTGAAAAAGCAGAAGGTCACTTTCTCTTAGTGGTAGGAGAAGATGATCGTATGTGGAAGAGCTCCTTATATGCTGAGCTGGCAATCAGGCGTCTACGCCAGCATGGGAAAGAGAACTTTGAACTCTTGAGTTACCCGGGAGCAGGTCACCGAATTGATCCTCCTCCTACTCCATTTTGTCACGTAGCTATGGATCGTGTTTTGGGGGTGCCTGTTCTGGGGGGTGGAGAGAGCAAAGCACATGCCCATGCCCAGGAACACTCCTGGGGAAAGATTCAGGAGTTTCTGCGCTTGCATTTGGGATGA
- the DNAL1 gene encoding dynein axonemal light chain 1 isoform X1 translates to MPHTPNQLSHPSPGPEEPRAGHSNPLTPRHISDHIPCCRALCGRTRPRPRKRSGRTAPDAASSGPGRSRVRSNRRVRGSNGDMAKATTIKEALAKWEEKNGQKASEAKEVKLYGQIPPVEKMDASLSTLVNCEKLSLSTNCIDRIANLTNLKNLRILSLGRNNIKNLNGLEAVADSLEELWISYNLIEKLRGIRVMRKLKVLYMSNNLVKEWAEFVRLAELPLLEDLVFVGNPLQEKYASDQNSWIEEATKRVPKLKKLDGTLVVKEEEEEEGAEEAN, encoded by the exons ATGCCCCACACCCCAAATCAACTCAGTCACCCTTCTCCGGGAcctgaggagcccagagctggccaTAGCAATCCCTTGACACCACGCCACATCTCCGACCACATTCCATGCTGTCGGGCGCTGTGCGGTCGGACCCGCCCCCGGCCCAGAAAGCGCAGCGGCCGCACCGCCCCCGACGCGGCGAGTTCCGGGCCGGGGCGTTCCCGCGTCCGTAGCAACCGGCGCGTCCGCGGTAGCAACGGCGACATG gCAAAAGCAACAACTATCAAAGAAGCTCTAGCCAAATGG gaagaaaaaaatggccAGAAGGCTTCAGAGGCCAAAGAGGTGAAACTGTATGGTCAGATTCCTCCCGTGGAGAAGATGGATGCATCTCTCTCCACACTTGTTAACTGCGA GAAACTGTCGCTGTCTACAAACTGCATTGACAGAATCGCCAACCTGACCAACCTCA AAAATTTGAGGATTCTGTCATTGGGGAGAAATAACATAAAGAACTTGAATGGACTG GAGGCAGTTGCTGATTCTTTAGAGGAGCTGTGGATCTCATACAACTTAATTGAGAAACTGAGGGGCATCCGTGTAATGAGGAAGCTGAAGGTTCTTTATATGTCAAATAATTTGGTGAAAGAATGGG CAGAGTTTGTGagactggcagagctgccattACTAGAGGATCTGGTGTTTGTAGGCAATCCACTACAAGAGAAATACGCCTCTGATCAGAACAGTTGGATTGAAGAAGCCACCAAAAGGGTGCCCAAGCTGAAAAAGCTGGATG
- the DNAL1 gene encoding dynein axonemal light chain 1 isoform X4: MPVSGQKQLEHLWMPSDTCAKATTIKEALAKWEEKNGQKASEAKEVKLYGQIPPVEKMDASLSTLVNCEKLSLSTNCIDRIANLTNLKNLRILSLGRNNIKNLNGLEAVADSLEELWISYNLIEKLRGIRVMRKLKVLYMSNNLVKEWAEFVRLAELPLLEDLVFVGNPLQEKYASDQNSWIEEATKRVPKLKKLDGTLVVKEEEEEEGAEEAN; encoded by the exons ATGCCTGTCAGTGGGCAGAAGCAGCTGGAACATCTGTGGATGCCCAGTGATACATGT gCAAAAGCAACAACTATCAAAGAAGCTCTAGCCAAATGG gaagaaaaaaatggccAGAAGGCTTCAGAGGCCAAAGAGGTGAAACTGTATGGTCAGATTCCTCCCGTGGAGAAGATGGATGCATCTCTCTCCACACTTGTTAACTGCGA GAAACTGTCGCTGTCTACAAACTGCATTGACAGAATCGCCAACCTGACCAACCTCA AAAATTTGAGGATTCTGTCATTGGGGAGAAATAACATAAAGAACTTGAATGGACTG GAGGCAGTTGCTGATTCTTTAGAGGAGCTGTGGATCTCATACAACTTAATTGAGAAACTGAGGGGCATCCGTGTAATGAGGAAGCTGAAGGTTCTTTATATGTCAAATAATTTGGTGAAAGAATGGG CAGAGTTTGTGagactggcagagctgccattACTAGAGGATCTGGTGTTTGTAGGCAATCCACTACAAGAGAAATACGCCTCTGATCAGAACAGTTGGATTGAAGAAGCCACCAAAAGGGTGCCCAAGCTGAAAAAGCTGGATG
- the RIOX1 gene encoding ribosomal oxygenase 1 produces the protein MAAEQRRELGRLSALAVYRRVAGPGRLERHHRGAPLPAGRKRAKARPRRGRAGGGGPGPEAPPPAATPSRVELPVEPRPGAAAEPEEKARGGPAAIPGGPRAAGEDGGGVPGLLRRLARREDSRQRATELFGWLLAPVAPGEFLARHWERAPLLLRRGDPGYYAGLFSTADLDAALRGGEVHFGTHLDVTSYAEGVRETHNPSGRALPAVVWDFYQNGCSLRLLCPQAFSSTVWNFLSILQEQFGSMVGANTYLTPPGTQGFAPHYDDIEAFVLQLEGKKHWRVYSPRRDAEVLPQFSSANLTQAELGEPVLETVLEAGDLLYFPRGFIHQGNCLPDAHSLHITVSSYQRNSWGDLLEKLLPAALQMALEEDVEYRQGLPMDYLGYMGVANSDTVDARRTAFIEKVQSLIKKLVDYAPIDAAVDQRAKSFLHDCLPPVLTQNEKVQSIYGFPAQWQDGGPHNVDILITKDTEIRLLRHGIIRLCNEEAGVMLYYTTENSRVYHKEEPKFFELDPEYTDSVEFLLSSYPNHISVDNLPCETLEEKISLATLLFEKGILTTKKPLVQV, from the coding sequence ATGGCGGCGGAGCAGCGGCGAGAGCTGGGGCGGCTGTCGGCGCTCGCCGTGTACCGCCGGGTGGCGGGGCCCGGGCGGCTGGAGCGGCACCACCGCGGGGCGCCGCTACCTGCGGGCCGCAAGAGGGCCAAGGCTCGGCCGAGGCGCGGCCGGGCGGGAGGAGGCGGCCCGGGGCCGGAggcgccgccgcccgccgcgaCCCCGAGCCGCGTGGAGCTCCCCGTGGAGCCCCGGCCCGGGGCGGCGGCCGAGCCTGAAGAGAAGGCGCGAGGCGGCCCCGCGGCCATCCCGGGTGggccgcgggcggcgggggAGGACGGCGGCGGCGTGCCGGGGCTGCTGCGGCGGCTGGCGCGGCGGGAGGACAGCCGGCAGCGGGCGACAGAGCTGTTCGGCTGGCTGCTGGCCCCCGTGGCGCCGGGAGAGTTCCTGGCGCGGCACTGGGAGCGGGCGCCGCTGCTGCTGCGGCGGGGCGACCCCGGATACTACGCGGGGCTCTTCTCCACGGCAGACCTGGACGCCGCGCTGCGAGGCGGCGAGGTGCACTTCGGCACCCACCTGGACGTGACCAGCTATGCCGAGGGCGTGCGGGAGACGCACAACCCCTCCGGCCGGGCCCTGCCCGCCGTCGTCTGGGACTTCTACCAGAACGGCTGCTCCTTGCGGCTTCTCTGCCCGCAGGCTTTCTCCTCCACCGTCTGGAACTTCCTCTCCATCCTGCAGGAGCAGTTTGGCAGCATGGTGGGGGCCAACACATACCTCACGCCACCGGGGACGCAGGGCTTCGCACCCCATTACGATGACATCGAGGCCTTcgtgctgcagctggagggcaAGAAGCACTGGCGTGTCTACAGCCCCCGGAGGGATGCCGAGGTGCTGCCCCAGTTCTCCAGTGCAAACCTCACACAGGCTGAGCTCGGTGAGCCCGTGCTGGAGACGGTGCTGGAGGCTGGAGACCTGCTGTACTTCCCCCGTGGCTTTATCCACCAGGGCAACTGTCTCCCTGATGCACACTCACTCCACATCACTGTGTCTTCCTACCAGAGGAATTCCTGGGGGGACCTTCTAGAGAAGCTCctcccagctgccctgcagatgGCCCTGGAAGAGGATGTGGAGTACCGGCAAGGGCTTCCCATGGACTACTTGGGGTACATGGGGGTCGCCAACTCAGACACAGTCGATGCTCGGCGAACAGCATTTATAGAGAAGGTGCAGAGCCTGATAAAAAAACTCGTTGACTATGCACCCATCGATGCTGCTGTGGATCAGAGAGCCAAGTCGTTTCTTCATGACTGTCTCCCTCCTGTGCTTACGCAGAATGAAAAGGTGCAGAGTATTTATGGCTTCCCGGCTCAGTGGCAAGATGGGGGCCCCCACAATGTTGATATACTGATAACAAAAGACACCGAAATACGCCTCCTCCGTCATGGCATCATTAGATTATGTAATGAAGAAGCAGGTGTGATGCTGTATTACACAACAGAAAACTCAAGAGTGTACCACAAAGAAGAACCCAAGTTCTTTGAGCTAGATCCTGAGTATACAGACAGTGTCGAATTTCTCCTGTCTTCCTATCCAAATCACATCAGTGTGGATAACCTTCCATGTGAAACCTTGGAGGAAAAGATTTCTCTAGCCACACTTCTGTTTGAGAAGGGCATTCTGACTACGAAGAAACCTCTGGTGCAAGTGtaa
- the DNAL1 gene encoding dynein axonemal light chain 1 isoform X2, translating to MPHTPNQLSHPSPGPEEPRAGHSNPLTPRHISDHIPCCRALCGRTRPRPRKRSGRTAPDAASSGPGRSRVRSNRRVRGSNGDMAKATTIKEALAKWEEKNGQKASEAKEVKLYGQIPPVEKMDASLSTLVNCEKLSLSTNCIDRIANLTNLKNLRILSLGRNNIKNLNGLEAVADSLEELWISYNLIEKLRGIRVMRKLKVLYMSNNLVKEWEFVRLAELPLLEDLVFVGNPLQEKYASDQNSWIEEATKRVPKLKKLDGTLVVKEEEEEEGAEEAN from the exons ATGCCCCACACCCCAAATCAACTCAGTCACCCTTCTCCGGGAcctgaggagcccagagctggccaTAGCAATCCCTTGACACCACGCCACATCTCCGACCACATTCCATGCTGTCGGGCGCTGTGCGGTCGGACCCGCCCCCGGCCCAGAAAGCGCAGCGGCCGCACCGCCCCCGACGCGGCGAGTTCCGGGCCGGGGCGTTCCCGCGTCCGTAGCAACCGGCGCGTCCGCGGTAGCAACGGCGACATG gCAAAAGCAACAACTATCAAAGAAGCTCTAGCCAAATGG gaagaaaaaaatggccAGAAGGCTTCAGAGGCCAAAGAGGTGAAACTGTATGGTCAGATTCCTCCCGTGGAGAAGATGGATGCATCTCTCTCCACACTTGTTAACTGCGA GAAACTGTCGCTGTCTACAAACTGCATTGACAGAATCGCCAACCTGACCAACCTCA AAAATTTGAGGATTCTGTCATTGGGGAGAAATAACATAAAGAACTTGAATGGACTG GAGGCAGTTGCTGATTCTTTAGAGGAGCTGTGGATCTCATACAACTTAATTGAGAAACTGAGGGGCATCCGTGTAATGAGGAAGCTGAAGGTTCTTTATATGTCAAATAATTTGGTGAAAGAATGGG AGTTTGTGagactggcagagctgccattACTAGAGGATCTGGTGTTTGTAGGCAATCCACTACAAGAGAAATACGCCTCTGATCAGAACAGTTGGATTGAAGAAGCCACCAAAAGGGTGCCCAAGCTGAAAAAGCTGGATG
- the DNAL1 gene encoding dynein axonemal light chain 1 isoform X3: MPHTPNQLSHPSPGPEEPRAGHSNPLTPRHISDHIPCCRALCGRTRPRPRKRSGRTAPDAASSGPGRSRVRSNRRVRGSNGDMAKATTIKEALAKWEEKNGQKASEAKEVKLYGQIPPVEKMDASLSTLVNCEKLSLSTNCIDRIANLTNLKNLRILSLGRNNIKNLNGLEAVADSLEELWISYNLIEKLRGIRVMRKLKVLYMSNNLVKEWGNPLQEKYASDQNSWIEEATKRVPKLKKLDGTLVVKEEEEEEGAEEAN; the protein is encoded by the exons ATGCCCCACACCCCAAATCAACTCAGTCACCCTTCTCCGGGAcctgaggagcccagagctggccaTAGCAATCCCTTGACACCACGCCACATCTCCGACCACATTCCATGCTGTCGGGCGCTGTGCGGTCGGACCCGCCCCCGGCCCAGAAAGCGCAGCGGCCGCACCGCCCCCGACGCGGCGAGTTCCGGGCCGGGGCGTTCCCGCGTCCGTAGCAACCGGCGCGTCCGCGGTAGCAACGGCGACATG gCAAAAGCAACAACTATCAAAGAAGCTCTAGCCAAATGG gaagaaaaaaatggccAGAAGGCTTCAGAGGCCAAAGAGGTGAAACTGTATGGTCAGATTCCTCCCGTGGAGAAGATGGATGCATCTCTCTCCACACTTGTTAACTGCGA GAAACTGTCGCTGTCTACAAACTGCATTGACAGAATCGCCAACCTGACCAACCTCA AAAATTTGAGGATTCTGTCATTGGGGAGAAATAACATAAAGAACTTGAATGGACTG GAGGCAGTTGCTGATTCTTTAGAGGAGCTGTGGATCTCATACAACTTAATTGAGAAACTGAGGGGCATCCGTGTAATGAGGAAGCTGAAGGTTCTTTATATGTCAAATAATTTGGTGAAAGAATGGG GCAATCCACTACAAGAGAAATACGCCTCTGATCAGAACAGTTGGATTGAAGAAGCCACCAAAAGGGTGCCCAAGCTGAAAAAGCTGGATG
- the LOC139673155 gene encoding acyl-coenzyme A thioesterase 5-like, whose product MWQATVCSLRRASSRGWQRRLPWPGPAPAAPRCRCPTWTSGTLARGLSSMGPSIRLSPAARSLFDEPLAIAVQGLSPRQQVTLRTSLRDETGELFQASARYQAGDDGELDLARCPALPGGSFSGLEPMGLLWALQPQKPFWYMMKRDVQSPFLLQLEVLEGHGEPPERLLAQAQHERAFLRDGVRRVPVREGRIRATLFLPPGEDTFPGIIDIHGLGGGLFEHRASLLANHGFATLALAYYQYEDLPQKLTEIHLEYFEEAVNYMLQHPQVKGPGVGLLGYSKGGEVSLAMASFLKNITAVASLNGPVAVTSTPLYYKDKTIPILTNYEKHIKVIGSNILDCSDILIDPFQAPGNQSLIPIEKAEAQLLFIVGQDDHVVKSEYYATEVCKLLQAQGKENFQILSYPGTGHCIDPPFFPLYPVGNHPLLHKRAVLGGELRAYSKAQVHAWPQIQAFFQKYLNDK is encoded by the exons ATGTGGCAGGCCACTGTGTGCTCCCTGCGCCGGGCCAGCTCCCGCGGCTGGCAGAGGCGACTGCCctggcccggccccgcgccTGCAGCCCCACGCTGCCGCTGCCCCACGTGGACCTCCGGGACACTCGCCCGTGGACTCTCCTCCATGGGCCCCTCCATCCGCCTCTCGCCCGCCGCCCGCAGCCTCTTCGATGAGCCACTGGCCATCGCCGTGCAGGGCCTCAGCCCGCGGCAGCAGGTCACGCTGCGGACATCCTTGCGGGACGAGACGGGAGAGCTCTTCCAGGCCAGTGCCCGCTACCAGGCGGGGGACGACGGGGAGCTGGACCTCGCCCGCTGCCCTGCGCTGCCGGGGGGCAGCTTCTCCGGCCTGGAGCccatggggctgctctgggctttGCAGCCCCAGAAGCCCTTCTGGTACATGATGAAGCGGGACGTGCAGAGccccttcctcctgcagctggaggtgtTGGAGGGCCACGGGGAGCCTCCCGAGCGGCTCCTGGCCCAGGCACAGCACGAGCGGGCGTTCCTGCGGGACGGGGTGCGGAGGGTCCCGGTGCGAGAGGGGAGGATCCGGGCCACGCTGTTTCTGCCCCCCG GAGAAGATACCTTTCCAGGGATCATTGACATACATGGACTTGGAGGAGGTCTTTTTGAGCACAGAGCAAGCCTGCTGGCCAATCATGGCTTTGCCACACTGGCCCTGGCTTATTATCAATATGAGGATTTGCCCCAGAAGCTAACTGAAATCCACCTGGAATATTTTGAAGAGGCAGTGAACTACAtgctgcagcacccacag GTGAAGGGTCCAGGGGTTGGCCTGCTTGGTTACTCCAAAGGAGGTGAAGTGTCTCTCGCCATGGCCTCCTTCCTGAAGAACATCACGGCCGTTGCTTCCCTCAATGGCCCTGTGGCCGTTACATCTACTCCTCTCTATTACAAGGATAAAACCATCCCCATTTTGACCAACTATGAAAAACATATCAAGGTCATCGGTTCCAATATTCTTGACTGTTCTGATATCCTTATTGACCCCTTTCAAGCCCCTGGCAACCAAAGCCTGATCCCAATAGAGAAAGCTGAGGCACAGTTACTATTCATTGTGGGACAAGATGACCATGTTGTCAAAAGTGAGTATTATGCTACTGAAGTCTGCAAGCTTTTGCAGGCTCAAGGGAAGGAGAATTTTCAAATTCTCTCTTACCCTGGAACAGGGCACTGCATAGaccctccctttttccctttgtacCCTGTAGGAAATCACCCTCTTTTGCACAAGCGGGCAGTCCTGGGTGGGGAGCTCAGGGCTTATTCTAAAGCTCAGGTTCATGCTTGGCCACAGATCCAGGCctttttccagaaatatttaaatgacaAATAA